The proteins below come from a single Drosophila teissieri strain GT53w chromosome 3L, Prin_Dtei_1.1, whole genome shotgun sequence genomic window:
- the LOC122616494 gene encoding BAG domain-containing protein Samui isoform X2 produces MKPTMMAANQAQSNPATAAGNNVSPGGPGVNIPVNREYVSGGYGSPQQSAQYHSPQNAYGSPRQQQQHFQQHQQVPPNQQQQHFQPTFGFEPNMDMDNMFPRSHLGRMHDPFAGFGDSHFGFPRFSTMGRRGRMPGGANTHMDHDDDFFNRLPSEFRQYIPDGFGGRRGPGASPAPGQVPQQQQQPQPQYTQQQPQPQYTQQQPQTHFQFGVPPQQQPVYAGSTQQQVPQTPSKRLCDAAIQTEDPAGRSEVDCAPPTNLNQHGLRNTVDMGVKSAAEQDQGLRSHSAPPPEQQQQNLQYQQQQHQQPGAHNQQFGTQTSPPIQGQQFKTYYAPHQQTHPQQKQPTPPPAPQTPGGTYVRTIPIFVEGRTEPIINAHKEIPNQNAPPSAQAQAQAQAYAQAQAQPQAHAAPQQQRPTPLNTQQVHPDQQVPVEGAAGLPPQTPHTLNSINKIQDIQRDVLELMGKVEQFKGTREEKEYAYLDEMLTRNLLKLDTIDTNGKDSIRLARKEAIKCIQASINVLEAKAEENARAASGAAAAPSATALAVDTGAAAAPEAAGPNAEPVTPQPQDATKLQEPIPLPAPPNAAPVEGAAAPEANAAEAAAPGVATQSAAQSEATTTTSE; encoded by the exons ATGAAGCCCACTATGATGGCGGCCAATCAGGCGCAAAGCAAtcccgccaccgccgccggtAATAACGTCTCACCCGGCGGACCCGGAGTCAATATACCCGTGAACCGGGAGTACGTGAGTGGTGGCTACGGATCGCCACAGCAGTCGGCACAGTACCACAGTCCCCAAAACGCATACGGATCGcccaggcagcagcagcagcacttccagcagcaccagcaggtTCCTccaaatcagcagcagcaacattttcAG CCGACCTTTGGATTCGAACCtaacatggacatggacaacATGTTCCCGCGCTCGCACCTGGGCAGGATGCATGATCCCTTCGCCGGCTTCGGCGACTCAC ACTTTGGTTTCCCCCGTTTCTCGACGATGGGCCGCCGAGGTCGGATGCCCGGCGGGGCCAATACTCACATGGACCACGATGACGACTTCTTCAATCGGCTGCCCTCGGAGTTCCGCCAGTACATCCCAGATGGTTTCGGAGGCAGACGTGGACCAGGTGcttctcctgcacccggacaagtgccacagcaacagcagcagccacagccgcagTATActcaacagcagccacagccgcaaTATACCCAACAGCAGCCCCAGACGCACTTCCAGTTCGGTGTGCCGCCCCAGCAACAGCCAGTCTATGCGGGATCAACCCAGCAGCAGGTGCCGCAGACGCCTTCAAAGCGCCTATGCGATGCTGCCATCCAGACGGAGGATCCTGCCGGTCGCTCGGAGGTCGATTGCGCCCCGCCGACTAACTTGAACCAGCACGGACTGCGAAACACTGTGGACATGGGCGTGAAGAGTGCCGCCGAGCAGGATCAGGGACTGCGTTCCCACTCCGCCCCGCcgccagagcagcagcagcagaatctgcagtatcagcagcagcagcatcagcaaccGGGAGCACATAACCAACAGTTTGGCACCCAGACAAGTCCGCCCATTCAGGGTCAGCAGTTCAAGACCTACTATGCGCCCCACCAGCAGACGCATCCCCAGCAAAAGCAGCCGACTCCGCCGCCAGCGCCACAGACCCCGGGTGGCACCTATGTGCGCACCATACCCATCTTCGTCGAGGGTCGCACCGAACCCATCATCAATGCCCACAAGGAGATACCCAACCAGAACGCTCCGCCCAGTGCTCAGGCCCAAGCTCAGGCTCAGGCATATGCGCAGGCACAGGCGCAGCCACAGGCTCACGCTGCTCCACAGCAGCAGAGACCGACGCCACTGAACACCCAGCAGGTGCATCCTGACCAGCAAGTGCCAGTTGAGGGAGCCGCTGGATTGCCGCCACAGACGCCACACACCCTCAACTCGATCAACAAGATCCAGGACATCCAGCGCGACGTGCTGGAGCTCATGGGCAAGGTGGAGCAGTTCAAGGGCACGCGCGAGGAGAAGGAGTACGCCTACCTGGACGAGATGCTGACCCGCAACCTGCTGAAGCTAGACACGATCGACACAAACGGCAAGGACAGCATTCGTCTGGCCCGAAAGGAGGCTATCAA ATGCATTCAGGCTTCGATAAATGTGCTGGAGGCCAAGGCCGAGGAGAACGCCAGAGCGGCAtcgggagcagcagctgcacctAGCGCCACAGCTTTAGCGGTTGACACaggtgcagctgctgccccaGAAGCGGCCGGCCCAAATGCGGAGCCAGTGACTCCACAGCCACAGGATGCTACTAAACTGCAGGAACCCATCCCTCTGCCAGCACCACCAAATGCGGCACCCGTGGAGGGCGCAGCTGCTCCGGAAGCAAACGCCGCGGAGGCTGCAGCTCCTGGTGTGGCGACCCAATCCGCCGCGCAGTCGGAGGCAACCACAACGACGTCGGAATGA
- the LOC122616494 gene encoding BAG domain-containing protein Samui isoform X4 codes for MDMDNMFPRSHLGRMHDPFAGFGDSHFGFPRFSTMGRRGRMPGGANTHMDHDDDFFNRLPSEFRQYIPDGFGGRRGPGASPAPGQVPQQQQQPQPQYTQQQPQPQYTQQQPQTHFQFGVPPQQQPVYAGSTQQQVPQTPSKRLCDAAIQTEDPAGRSEVDCAPPTNLNQHGLRNTVDMGVKSAAEQDQGLRSHSAPPPEQQQQNLQYQQQQHQQPGAHNQQFGTQTSPPIQGQQFKTYYAPHQQTHPQQKQPTPPPAPQTPGGTYVRTIPIFVEGRTEPIINAHKEIPNQNAPPSAQAQAQAQAYAQAQAQPQAHAAPQQQRPTPLNTQQVHPDQQVPVEGAAGLPPQTPHTLNSINKIQDIQRDVLELMGKVEQFKGTREEKEYAYLDEMLTRNLLKLDTIDTNGKDSIRLARKEAIKCIQASINVLEAKAEENARAASGAAAAPSATALAVDTGAAAAPEAAGPNAEPVTPQPQDATKLQEPIPLPAPPNAAPVEGAAAPEANAAEAAAPGVATQSAAQSEATTTTSE; via the exons atggacatggacaacATGTTCCCGCGCTCGCACCTGGGCAGGATGCATGATCCCTTCGCCGGCTTCGGCGACTCAC ACTTTGGTTTCCCCCGTTTCTCGACGATGGGCCGCCGAGGTCGGATGCCCGGCGGGGCCAATACTCACATGGACCACGATGACGACTTCTTCAATCGGCTGCCCTCGGAGTTCCGCCAGTACATCCCAGATGGTTTCGGAGGCAGACGTGGACCAGGTGcttctcctgcacccggacaagtgccacagcaacagcagcagccacagccgcagTATActcaacagcagccacagccgcaaTATACCCAACAGCAGCCCCAGACGCACTTCCAGTTCGGTGTGCCGCCCCAGCAACAGCCAGTCTATGCGGGATCAACCCAGCAGCAGGTGCCGCAGACGCCTTCAAAGCGCCTATGCGATGCTGCCATCCAGACGGAGGATCCTGCCGGTCGCTCGGAGGTCGATTGCGCCCCGCCGACTAACTTGAACCAGCACGGACTGCGAAACACTGTGGACATGGGCGTGAAGAGTGCCGCCGAGCAGGATCAGGGACTGCGTTCCCACTCCGCCCCGCcgccagagcagcagcagcagaatctgcagtatcagcagcagcagcatcagcaaccGGGAGCACATAACCAACAGTTTGGCACCCAGACAAGTCCGCCCATTCAGGGTCAGCAGTTCAAGACCTACTATGCGCCCCACCAGCAGACGCATCCCCAGCAAAAGCAGCCGACTCCGCCGCCAGCGCCACAGACCCCGGGTGGCACCTATGTGCGCACCATACCCATCTTCGTCGAGGGTCGCACCGAACCCATCATCAATGCCCACAAGGAGATACCCAACCAGAACGCTCCGCCCAGTGCTCAGGCCCAAGCTCAGGCTCAGGCATATGCGCAGGCACAGGCGCAGCCACAGGCTCACGCTGCTCCACAGCAGCAGAGACCGACGCCACTGAACACCCAGCAGGTGCATCCTGACCAGCAAGTGCCAGTTGAGGGAGCCGCTGGATTGCCGCCACAGACGCCACACACCCTCAACTCGATCAACAAGATCCAGGACATCCAGCGCGACGTGCTGGAGCTCATGGGCAAGGTGGAGCAGTTCAAGGGCACGCGCGAGGAGAAGGAGTACGCCTACCTGGACGAGATGCTGACCCGCAACCTGCTGAAGCTAGACACGATCGACACAAACGGCAAGGACAGCATTCGTCTGGCCCGAAAGGAGGCTATCAA ATGCATTCAGGCTTCGATAAATGTGCTGGAGGCCAAGGCCGAGGAGAACGCCAGAGCGGCAtcgggagcagcagctgcacctAGCGCCACAGCTTTAGCGGTTGACACaggtgcagctgctgccccaGAAGCGGCCGGCCCAAATGCGGAGCCAGTGACTCCACAGCCACAGGATGCTACTAAACTGCAGGAACCCATCCCTCTGCCAGCACCACCAAATGCGGCACCCGTGGAGGGCGCAGCTGCTCCGGAAGCAAACGCCGCGGAGGCTGCAGCTCCTGGTGTGGCGACCCAATCCGCCGCGCAGTCGGAGGCAACCACAACGACGTCGGAATGA
- the LOC122616494 gene encoding BAG domain-containing protein Samui isoform X3 — protein sequence MDMDNMFPRSHLGRMHDPFAGFGDSRKRSSLHGPSGQVNADDDFSSYFDDPDFGFPRFSTMGRRGRMPGGANTHMDHDDDFFNRLPSEFRQYIPDGFGGRRGPGASPAPGQVPQQQQQPQPQYTQQQPQPQYTQQQPQTHFQFGVPPQQQPVYAGSTQQQVPQTPSKRLCDAAIQTEDPAGRSEVDCAPPTNLNQHGLRNTVDMGVKSAAEQDQGLRSHSAPPPEQQQQNLQYQQQQHQQPGAHNQQFGTQTSPPIQGQQFKTYYAPHQQTHPQQKQPTPPPAPQTPGGTYVRTIPIFVEGRTEPIINAHKEIPNQNAPPSAQAQAQAQAYAQAQAQPQAHAAPQQQRPTPLNTQQVHPDQQVPVEGAAGLPPQTPHTLNSINKIQDIQRDVLELMGKVEQFKGTREEKEYAYLDEMLTRNLLKLDTIDTNGKDSIRLARKEAIKCIQASINVLEAKAEENARAASGAAAAPSATALAVDTGAAAAPEAAGPNAEPVTPQPQDATKLQEPIPLPAPPNAAPVEGAAAPEANAAEAAAPGVATQSAAQSEATTTTSE from the exons atggacatggacaacATGTTCCCGCGCTCGCACCTGGGCAGGATGCATGATCCCTTCGCCGGCTTCGGCGACTCACGTAAGCGGAGCAGTTTGCACGGTCCCAGTGGTCAAGTCAATGCTGATGATGACTTTTCATCCTATTTCGACGATCCAGACTTTGGTTTCCCCCGTTTCTCGACGATGGGCCGCCGAGGTCGGATGCCCGGCGGGGCCAATACTCACATGGACCACGATGACGACTTCTTCAATCGGCTGCCCTCGGAGTTCCGCCAGTACATCCCAGATGGTTTCGGAGGCAGACGTGGACCAGGTGcttctcctgcacccggacaagtgccacagcaacagcagcagccacagccgcagTATActcaacagcagccacagccgcaaTATACCCAACAGCAGCCCCAGACGCACTTCCAGTTCGGTGTGCCGCCCCAGCAACAGCCAGTCTATGCGGGATCAACCCAGCAGCAGGTGCCGCAGACGCCTTCAAAGCGCCTATGCGATGCTGCCATCCAGACGGAGGATCCTGCCGGTCGCTCGGAGGTCGATTGCGCCCCGCCGACTAACTTGAACCAGCACGGACTGCGAAACACTGTGGACATGGGCGTGAAGAGTGCCGCCGAGCAGGATCAGGGACTGCGTTCCCACTCCGCCCCGCcgccagagcagcagcagcagaatctgcagtatcagcagcagcagcatcagcaaccGGGAGCACATAACCAACAGTTTGGCACCCAGACAAGTCCGCCCATTCAGGGTCAGCAGTTCAAGACCTACTATGCGCCCCACCAGCAGACGCATCCCCAGCAAAAGCAGCCGACTCCGCCGCCAGCGCCACAGACCCCGGGTGGCACCTATGTGCGCACCATACCCATCTTCGTCGAGGGTCGCACCGAACCCATCATCAATGCCCACAAGGAGATACCCAACCAGAACGCTCCGCCCAGTGCTCAGGCCCAAGCTCAGGCTCAGGCATATGCGCAGGCACAGGCGCAGCCACAGGCTCACGCTGCTCCACAGCAGCAGAGACCGACGCCACTGAACACCCAGCAGGTGCATCCTGACCAGCAAGTGCCAGTTGAGGGAGCCGCTGGATTGCCGCCACAGACGCCACACACCCTCAACTCGATCAACAAGATCCAGGACATCCAGCGCGACGTGCTGGAGCTCATGGGCAAGGTGGAGCAGTTCAAGGGCACGCGCGAGGAGAAGGAGTACGCCTACCTGGACGAGATGCTGACCCGCAACCTGCTGAAGCTAGACACGATCGACACAAACGGCAAGGACAGCATTCGTCTGGCCCGAAAGGAGGCTATCAA ATGCATTCAGGCTTCGATAAATGTGCTGGAGGCCAAGGCCGAGGAGAACGCCAGAGCGGCAtcgggagcagcagctgcacctAGCGCCACAGCTTTAGCGGTTGACACaggtgcagctgctgccccaGAAGCGGCCGGCCCAAATGCGGAGCCAGTGACTCCACAGCCACAGGATGCTACTAAACTGCAGGAACCCATCCCTCTGCCAGCACCACCAAATGCGGCACCCGTGGAGGGCGCAGCTGCTCCGGAAGCAAACGCCGCGGAGGCTGCAGCTCCTGGTGTGGCGACCCAATCCGCCGCGCAGTCGGAGGCAACCACAACGACGTCGGAATGA
- the LOC122616494 gene encoding BAG domain-containing protein Samui isoform X1 yields the protein MKPTMMAANQAQSNPATAAGNNVSPGGPGVNIPVNREYVSGGYGSPQQSAQYHSPQNAYGSPRQQQQHFQQHQQVPPNQQQQHFQPTFGFEPNMDMDNMFPRSHLGRMHDPFAGFGDSRKRSSLHGPSGQVNADDDFSSYFDDPDFGFPRFSTMGRRGRMPGGANTHMDHDDDFFNRLPSEFRQYIPDGFGGRRGPGASPAPGQVPQQQQQPQPQYTQQQPQPQYTQQQPQTHFQFGVPPQQQPVYAGSTQQQVPQTPSKRLCDAAIQTEDPAGRSEVDCAPPTNLNQHGLRNTVDMGVKSAAEQDQGLRSHSAPPPEQQQQNLQYQQQQHQQPGAHNQQFGTQTSPPIQGQQFKTYYAPHQQTHPQQKQPTPPPAPQTPGGTYVRTIPIFVEGRTEPIINAHKEIPNQNAPPSAQAQAQAQAYAQAQAQPQAHAAPQQQRPTPLNTQQVHPDQQVPVEGAAGLPPQTPHTLNSINKIQDIQRDVLELMGKVEQFKGTREEKEYAYLDEMLTRNLLKLDTIDTNGKDSIRLARKEAIKCIQASINVLEAKAEENARAASGAAAAPSATALAVDTGAAAAPEAAGPNAEPVTPQPQDATKLQEPIPLPAPPNAAPVEGAAAPEANAAEAAAPGVATQSAAQSEATTTTSE from the exons ATGAAGCCCACTATGATGGCGGCCAATCAGGCGCAAAGCAAtcccgccaccgccgccggtAATAACGTCTCACCCGGCGGACCCGGAGTCAATATACCCGTGAACCGGGAGTACGTGAGTGGTGGCTACGGATCGCCACAGCAGTCGGCACAGTACCACAGTCCCCAAAACGCATACGGATCGcccaggcagcagcagcagcacttccagcagcaccagcaggtTCCTccaaatcagcagcagcaacattttcAG CCGACCTTTGGATTCGAACCtaacatggacatggacaacATGTTCCCGCGCTCGCACCTGGGCAGGATGCATGATCCCTTCGCCGGCTTCGGCGACTCACGTAAGCGGAGCAGTTTGCACGGTCCCAGTGGTCAAGTCAATGCTGATGATGACTTTTCATCCTATTTCGACGATCCAGACTTTGGTTTCCCCCGTTTCTCGACGATGGGCCGCCGAGGTCGGATGCCCGGCGGGGCCAATACTCACATGGACCACGATGACGACTTCTTCAATCGGCTGCCCTCGGAGTTCCGCCAGTACATCCCAGATGGTTTCGGAGGCAGACGTGGACCAGGTGcttctcctgcacccggacaagtgccacagcaacagcagcagccacagccgcagTATActcaacagcagccacagccgcaaTATACCCAACAGCAGCCCCAGACGCACTTCCAGTTCGGTGTGCCGCCCCAGCAACAGCCAGTCTATGCGGGATCAACCCAGCAGCAGGTGCCGCAGACGCCTTCAAAGCGCCTATGCGATGCTGCCATCCAGACGGAGGATCCTGCCGGTCGCTCGGAGGTCGATTGCGCCCCGCCGACTAACTTGAACCAGCACGGACTGCGAAACACTGTGGACATGGGCGTGAAGAGTGCCGCCGAGCAGGATCAGGGACTGCGTTCCCACTCCGCCCCGCcgccagagcagcagcagcagaatctgcagtatcagcagcagcagcatcagcaaccGGGAGCACATAACCAACAGTTTGGCACCCAGACAAGTCCGCCCATTCAGGGTCAGCAGTTCAAGACCTACTATGCGCCCCACCAGCAGACGCATCCCCAGCAAAAGCAGCCGACTCCGCCGCCAGCGCCACAGACCCCGGGTGGCACCTATGTGCGCACCATACCCATCTTCGTCGAGGGTCGCACCGAACCCATCATCAATGCCCACAAGGAGATACCCAACCAGAACGCTCCGCCCAGTGCTCAGGCCCAAGCTCAGGCTCAGGCATATGCGCAGGCACAGGCGCAGCCACAGGCTCACGCTGCTCCACAGCAGCAGAGACCGACGCCACTGAACACCCAGCAGGTGCATCCTGACCAGCAAGTGCCAGTTGAGGGAGCCGCTGGATTGCCGCCACAGACGCCACACACCCTCAACTCGATCAACAAGATCCAGGACATCCAGCGCGACGTGCTGGAGCTCATGGGCAAGGTGGAGCAGTTCAAGGGCACGCGCGAGGAGAAGGAGTACGCCTACCTGGACGAGATGCTGACCCGCAACCTGCTGAAGCTAGACACGATCGACACAAACGGCAAGGACAGCATTCGTCTGGCCCGAAAGGAGGCTATCAA ATGCATTCAGGCTTCGATAAATGTGCTGGAGGCCAAGGCCGAGGAGAACGCCAGAGCGGCAtcgggagcagcagctgcacctAGCGCCACAGCTTTAGCGGTTGACACaggtgcagctgctgccccaGAAGCGGCCGGCCCAAATGCGGAGCCAGTGACTCCACAGCCACAGGATGCTACTAAACTGCAGGAACCCATCCCTCTGCCAGCACCACCAAATGCGGCACCCGTGGAGGGCGCAGCTGCTCCGGAAGCAAACGCCGCGGAGGCTGCAGCTCCTGGTGTGGCGACCCAATCCGCCGCGCAGTCGGAGGCAACCACAACGACGTCGGAATGA
- the LOC122616495 gene encoding drebrin-like protein, translating into MAVSFEKNRAQIVAAWKDVLDDKSDTNWSLFGYEGQTNELKVVGTGDGGVEELNEDLNSGKIMYAFVRIEDPKTGLNKYLLINWQGEGAPVLRKGTCANHIRDVSNLLSGAHLTINARNEDDIDLDRLLKKLSTVSSAYSFKEPRGAMEEQKAPVGTNYTRVIPTKELNASVMQDFWKKEEAEEKLRQEAEKESKRIELQKLEQEQRSREEKEHKEREKLVISTTKLQPAHIPIKTSPQPLSPEKTAPGFSNNLTDAERMRQARNQEARELIGSRVGAAKAMFTKHTSEGQLQSKLNTQPPAKPARNSIAQRINVFNQNQPQDAPVPSPPRAVSPAKPLPVEAPEPVVPAPATTPATAPAAPVAAEVVSTIAEVEESQPVDDLPLAHESEQFSTIKRSPHSKSNSLQSQSPDETTSSNETDTAVDQYQEEEVRTKVSVTVQQSQSAKSSGMSTLERNALTDLVNEDDFICQETLGDLGQRARALYDYQAADETEITFDPGDVITHIDQIDEGWWQGLGPDGTYGLFPANYVEIIN; encoded by the exons ATGGCCGTCAGCTTTGAGAAGAATAGGGCGCAAATAGTGGCCGCTTGGAAGGATGTGCTGGACGACAAGAGCGATACGAACTGGTCCCTCTTCGGCTACGAGGGCCAGACCAACGAGCTGAAGGTGGTGGGCACCGGCGATGGCGGCGTGGAGGAGCTAAACGAGGACCTAAATAGCGGCAAGATTATGTACGCCTTCGTCCGAATCGAAGACCCCAAAACGGGCCTCAACAAGTACTTGCTCATCAACTGGCAG GGCGAGGGCGCACCTGTACTACGCAAGGGCACCTGCGCCAACCACATCCGCGATGTGAGTAATTTGCTTTCTGGCGCTCACCTTACCATCAATGCCCGGAACGAGGACGATATTGACTTGGATCGGCTTCTCAAGAAGCTGAGCACCGTGAGCTCGGCATACAGCTTTAAGGAACCGCGAGGCGCCATGGAGGAGCAGAAGGCGCCGGTGGGCACCAACTATACTCGGGTCATACCCACCAAGGAACTAAACGCCAGCGTTATGCAGGACTTCTGGAAAAAAGAGGAGGCTGAGGAAAAATTGCGCCAGGAGGCAGAGAAGGAGTCCAAGCGAATTGAGCTTCAGAAgttggagcaggagcaacgTAGTCGCGAGGAGAAGGAGCACAAGGAGCGGGAGAAGCTGGTCATAAGCACCACCAAGCTCCAGCCGGCCCACATACCCAtcaaaac GTCCCCGCAACCTTTAAGCCCTGAGAAAACTGCACCAGGATTTTCCAACAATCTGACCGATGCGGAGCGCATGCGTCAGGCGAGGAACCAGGAGGCCCGCGAATTGATTGGCTCTCGTGTTGGAGCTGCCAAGGCCATGTTTACAAAGCACACGAGCGAGGGACAACTTCAGTCCAA ACTAAACACGCAACCACCGGCTAAACCAGCTCGCAACTCGATTGCCCAGCGCATCAACGTTTTCAACCAAAACCAGCCTCAAGATGCACCTGTGCCTTCACCACCACGCGCTGTGTCCCCTGCCAAACCGTTGCCAGTAGAGGCTCCTGAACCAGTAGTCCCCGCTCCAGCTACAACTCCAGCtacagctcctgctgctccggTTGCTGCCGAGGTAGTTTCCACAATAGCGGAGGTTGAGGAGTCTCAACCGGTAGACGATTTGCCACTAGCCCATGAAAGCGAGCAATTCTCGACCATCAAGCGATCGCCTCATAGTAAATCCAACTCGCTGCAGTCACAGTCACCCGATGAGACCACCTCTTCCAATGAAACGGACACCGCTGTTGACCAGTATCAGGAAGAAGAGGTCCGCACCAAGGTGTCAGTCACCGTGCAGCAGTCGCAATCAGCCAAGTCGAGCGGCATGAGCACACTGGAAAGGAATGCAT TGACGGATTTGGTAAACGAGGACGATTTTATCTGTCAGGAGACTTTAGGCGATCTGGGACAACGGGCACGAGCTCTTTACGATTACCAGGCAGCCGACGAGACAGAGATCACTTTTGATCCAGGCGATGTCATTACGCATATCGATCAAATCGATGAGGGATGGTGGCAGGGACTGGGCCCTGATGGAACCTATGGACTGTTTCCGGCAAACTATGTCGAGATCATCAACTAG